The DNA segment CTTTCTATCATACTCTGTTTCCCTCTATTCTAGCTCTTTAAACTATGCTGCTTAGCTAATTAAGGAAGTCCTCAGGGTGACATGTATGAGGATCACTTCACCCACAAAAGGTCCTTCCTATACTGCATTTGTCATCTTTCGATTGAATCGATTGGCTAGTGTTAGTGCTTTTGTTTCCCAATTTGTTGTCTTAGGTACTAATCTCATAGTATAATGCTAATAGATATGAAATTGAGAAGTGAAACTTGTTTAGCTCCATATGTGTCCTATTTTGCGTTTGATGGACAATGCAAATTttgtataaaagaaaaaaaaggttgATTCCTTTTATATCTTAAGATCTAAaacattcttttctttttatgcaTACCCTTACCTTTATATTGATATCAGTAACTTGTCTGATGAAAGTACAATTACTATTTCTTTTAGGTTTCTATGGAGTTGCTCAAGCATATAGAATGCAATGATGTGGAATTGACATCAATTGATAAACTTTACGATACTTGGATGACAAGGATAGGAATCAATGTATCATATAAAGAAAAGAGGAATGTATCTATGAAAGAGgtattatatctaaaataatGATAATTTGTGCCATCATTAGGACTTGCTTCTTACAATGACAATTTGGTTGACTATCACTGTGTGTTGATCAATCACCTTGGTGGTTGAGCAGGACAGAATTGCTGTTCGTTTGGAGTCCATCCTGTACCAATTTTTGCAAGGGAGAATAGAAGGCGAACGCCAGAATGCTAGGAGGTAAAAATTTAAGTTTTTCATGCCTAAGATTTGCTTGCTTTTGGAAACGCTGTACAAGATTTCCCTCCTTAAACAAAACTTTATCTACATGCATACTTTTCATCGCACATGTGATCTGAGAGGATTATACTTCTTTTTTGAGTTTCATGCCAATGTTATTAACACACTGCATATTCCATTCAGTATATAGATACTTGTATCCTTGTATCTGTATGTATGGATTCAAATGTACTTTATTTAGGGATATGGacataaaaattaattgaataGTTGGTGAGTAGCGGTGACTGTATTCTTGTTTTGTGtgtatttgaaaaatattttttcttattttttaaaaatcgaAGGGTCAACCACACCATAATGTGGTCTTTAAAGAGAAATGACTAATGTGATCTAAGTGATTATTCTATGTTTGTTTTTTGCAGTATGAGTCGAGAAAATGACTGCAGTTATTATCCATTATTCAATGTGATCATAGGCTTGATATTCTATCAGCTGTTTTATTCTAGTATCCCTGAAGACATGCAATATCAGGATTCTGACCACCGTAGCTCCACAAATTCAGATATGTCAGCTGTTTCTTCTCAGTTAGACGCATCAGCTACACAAGTCGATTATGAAGGGGGTTCGGGTCATAATGCACACTTTAATGATTCTGAATCTTCGTTTCAGTATGATTCAGAGGCATCTGTCATGAATGGCAAAGAAATGCCTGCCGAGGTATTTGATGATGTTAAAAAGAAAGTGGTATCTATGGAAGTTGATGTTAACCAGCAGAGAGATCTCCCACAAGGTTTCTAATGTGAATTCAGCTGAAAATGAAGCTTCCGCTGATAACAATGGTGGCCGTTCGCATTCTATCCGAAATTTGTTTGCCCATAGTAAGTTCTTAATTTAACTAATCTCTCATTACACTTGTATAGTTCATGCACTTGAAAAAAAAATCCGCTTCATTCTGTTGGAGGAAGATTGTTAATTTTACTTTGATTATGCATGATCATCAACTGTTATATTTGGAGAACAGTAATTCATTATGCAACAATCAATTAGCTTTTGTTACATATATTTAGGCATAAAGGCTTATTTGGCCCCTGtgatatccaaaattttgtcagtTGCCTCCTATGgtattatttggtaacatttggCCCCTGAGGTATTCCCATACGTGACATATAACCCATTTTGGATGAAAAGTTAACTGATTTGTTAATTATCGACATATGACACAATATTTGACATGTACACATGACAattgttttttaattattttttccaaATAAACTTAATACGTGGAtaagtaagaaaaaaaattaataccttatttattcacatattaagtctatatgaatttttttttttttaaaacaattgCCTCGTGTACATGTCACGTGTTAGAAATTGCGTCATGTGAAAAATTTAAcgaatcaatacttttctattCAAAATGAGTTAAATGTTTGAGAATAGCTCGTGGggaaaatgttaccaaataatacCACAAGGggcaaatgacaaaattttggataccatAAGGGCCAAATAAGGCTTTAATCCCACATATTTATAAGTATAGTATACGTTAGCATGAAACTGCAGTTAGCAAATTCATGATATGGCCATGTGGGTCAGTTTAAGCACATGAAACTAGGAAAGCGAAAATATATGAAGGATTGAAGGGTTCCAGTTTGCCTGTTATCACTGAAGTATTCAATGGAATACACATCAGTGCACATGGACGCACTTGAATTTGCTTGCTATCAgtgaaagaagaagaataaaaaacCACAGGAGTCACTGCATGGTGGTTGGCTTTAGGCTCTGGCACGACTTACCTTTTAGGCAACCATAACCAAGTTGAGTGCCCCATTGCTTGAATTTGGCTTGTTAATTCAAAAATTGAAACGTGAGCGGGACTTCTTCAATAAACACAAGTTGTGGATGAAACAATTTACGGATTTCGTATTAAATTGAAGGAATATAGCATTTGGAGACCCCTCAACTTCGCAAGTTTTACATATGTAACCTTGAACTTTCAATTCGACACATTAAGCCCTTTACCTTTGTCATCGAACACATTAAGCCCCCAATCAACTGTCTTGTTAAATGTGAACTAAAACAGGGTTAATATTACATTACTCATCTGATTTGGTAAGTTTTGCATGCCACTTCCCtcatttagaaaaataaatagtCACTTTCTAATGATCTGACGTGGTTATTTATCTCTTTCTAATGAGTAGAGTGACATATAAAGGCCTCGAGATTCTTTATTTATGATATTGATCTGACGTGGTTATTTATCTCTTTCTAATGAGTAGAGTGACATATAAAGGCCTCGAGATTctttatttctattttaaatatttgttttaatgtatttattatataaaataactTTTAGTATTTGTTTCTGGAACATTAAGTTTTATGTTTGTGCTATTTAATTTAGTACACCATTCCAGTTATTGATTTAAACATTTTGTGAGCAAAAACACATAGATGTTTTTGGCAAAAGTGACCCGTATTTCTCACGCAAATGATTTCACACCTAACATTCTTTTGCCTTAGAGAACTTGGATTCATGGTTGCTACCCTTACGAAGTGGAGAATGCGAGTTGGGAAGAGAGATTCACGATGATGAATATGAGCATGCAGCGGGGTATCTACGAGCTGCTGTTTGCTCGACGCCCCTATCATTGGCAGCCTTGCTTCCTTTGATACAGGTAGAGTCAACATACATATAATACaccagtcttgatcacatgcaccttaatgagcaagtaaaatttgctcattcaccgttagatctaggcttattagaatcctaaggtggagattcaaagcatcctgaggcttagatttaataagcctatatttaacggtgaatgagcaaattcacttgctcattaaggtgcatgtgaaaattcctgatgATACACACACTCAGTTAACTAATTATTGCACTACATGAAAACAACATTTGCTAATTTTAGGCTAATGAAAAAACTAGTCTTTATTACtagaataattaaatttacCCTATTTGTTTTAGAATACTCTATGAAATATGATATCAATTgttatttaaaactatataagCTAGAGCTACCAATTGGCATTTGAAtttagagtaaataatttattagttcctgaCTTTTCACCTAATACACTGTCTAGCCCTCGTATTTGCAATAATCAACTACAAGGCCTTTAAGTTTGTTCTATTCAACATTTCAGTCCTTAGGTCCATTTGAAGTACTAATTTGGCCATACTCATTAGTGGTTACGATACCTGAACTTTAGCATGTTTTACACTTCGGTAACCGAACTTTAACTATCGATATTCCTGTGAATGTTTTATAAGACATCAATgttaaaatctaaatttttattaactcctatttggattttaataCTGGTATCTGTAAAATATTCACATCAATATTGatagttattaataaaatattaatattggtATCGATAGTTGTTAATAACTATACATATTaatgtaaatgttttatacgaCACTATTATTAAAACCCAAATTCGAGttaataaaactctatttttttattctaataTTGGATTCTAATAACTAGtatttggatattaatattGGTGTTATGTGAAACTTTTACATGAATTCTCatagttattaataaaatattttattaaaaataaaaatattatatttttattttaaataatatatttaaaatattaaagttgtattttttttattaaaactagataggagagagaaagagatgacagaaaaaacaaataaagtCCTTATGATGTATTATTGCAAATacgaggactaaacagtgtattaggtaaaaaaatcagggactaataaattatttacccttgaaTTTATTCAGT comes from the Euphorbia lathyris chromosome 5, ddEupLath1.1, whole genome shotgun sequence genome and includes:
- the LOC136229225 gene encoding uncharacterized protein isoform X1, whose product is MSEQHTINLEGSDGNVLENQKAGLRGRTNKSKKRTRNSHNECYITQQENAYKRVISSVTRPSYLLALGSDKMRPKNRVRLCHLLKKLMRQHNRAEASGVLSILLKGTCKDKGSRMNRFKYSVSMELLKHIECNDVELTSIDKLYDTWMTRIGINVSYKEKRNVSMKEDRIAVRLESILYQFLQGRIEGERQNARSMSRENDCSYYPLFNVIIGLIFYQLFYSSIPEDMQYQDSDHRSSTNSDMSAVSSQLDASATQVDYEGGSGHNAHFNDSESSFQYDSEASVMNGKEMPAEVFDDVKKKVVSMEVDVNQQRDLPQGF
- the LOC136229225 gene encoding uncharacterized protein isoform X2: MSEQHTINLEGSDGNVLENQKAGLRGRTNKSKKRTRNSHNECYITQQENAYKRVISSVTRPSYLLALGSDKMRPKNRVRLCHLLKKLMRQHNRAEASGVLSILLKGTCKDKGSRMNRFKYSVSMELLKHIECNDVELTSIDKLYDTWMTRIGINVSYKEKRNVSMKEDRIAVRLESILYQFLQGRIEGERQNARSIPEDMQYQDSDHRSSTNSDMSAVSSQLDASATQVDYEGGSGHNAHFNDSESSFQYDSEASVMNGKEMPAEVFDDVKKKVVSMEVDVNQQRDLPQGF